The Moorena producens PAL-8-15-08-1 genomic interval GACAGTAGGCAAAAGTATCACAAAGCTTGGCCATTGCCTCAAGTAATTTGCTATTTTATGGCGCTCACGGGATATTCCGTCAGAGCTTTGGGAGATACCCCCTGGATGCGATGGCATCTTGCCTTGGCGAGCTAGGGTCTGCCTTTGGTAGACTTTGGTAGCTAAAAAGTATCGGAACCTAGCGGAGAAATCTAGACCTATACTAGTCTAGCTCTTACTTTCCTCCAAAGCTAATAGCTAATTAGTTAGGAGGTTTGAGTATAAATCAAAACTATTCAAAATTCGGTGTTATCATAGCTGCTGACAGCGCTGGGGTCACTATCACGCTTAGAGCCAAGTAAATCAAGGCGCTCTACTCGGATCACAGGTTGTGAGCGATCAGCTCCGGTGGTGCGATCGCTCCAAGTGTCAATCTTCAAAGACCCTTTTACACCAATTAAGCTACCTTTACGCACATAATTAGCAGCTACTTCCGCCGTCTTCCCCCAAATCTCTAAGTTGAACCAGTCAGGCTGATCACTATTGCGTGTCCGTCGTCTCACTGCCAAGGCCAGTTTACACAATACACCCCCAGACTCAAAATACTTAACATCTGGGTCTGTACCTGCA includes:
- a CDS encoding single-stranded DNA-binding protein encodes the protein MSLNVVHLVGRAGTDPDVKYFESGGVLCKLALAVRRRTRNSDQPDWFNLEIWGKTAEVAANYVRKGSLIGVKGSLKIDTWSDRTTGADRSQPVIRVERLDLLGSKRDSDPSAVSSYDNTEF